The Candidatus Thermoplasmatota archaeon genome includes the window ATGCGGCCGTCCACCACGACGGAGGTGTCGGGGACGAACGTCGGTCGGGGATCGGGCATCCGGGTTCGAGGCGGAAGGAGGGGTGGCCCGTAATCAAGGTTCGCGTGGGACTTCCGGTGGGGTGGCCGATCCGATCAAGCGGGAGCGACGAGCACGTCCACGAACGAGCGACCCGCGGCGGGGGTCCCAAGGTGCACGAAGGCGGATTCGCCGGGGGCCAGACGGAGCGGGCCGCTGCGGCGTGAAAAGCAGCTCACCGACGGGCTGGCCGTGCTCGAGATGCACGCCAGCACGCCGGCGCCCTCGCCCGTCACGTGCACCTCGACCTTGACGGCCGTCGCGCCGACGTTTCGAGCTTGGAAACGGCCGTCGGGCAAAAGGCGCATCCATTCGGGCGTAAGGCTCTCCGTCGGCGCGTCCGGCAGGCCCTCCAGGCGCACGGCAAGGCCGTCGGAGGCCGTCATCCGCAGGCGAACCTCCGAAGCCTGAACGTCCGGAGCCGGCGGATGGGCCGGCGGATTGGCAAGATGCAGCAAGGTTCCCGTCAGCAGGAGCGCTGCTCCCAGCGCTAGGGCGCGCACGGCGTCACCCCGGTCAGCCCCCGAAAGGGGTCGGATGACCGGGGTATTTCAGGCTTGGGACGGCCGGGGGTTGAATCGCGGCCGCGGGCCGCCTACGCTTTCCGGCCGAAGGTGAGGAATCCCGTGTGGCCGAGCATGTCGAAGCTGGGCCGCGAACCCCGCTCGCCCACGACCCACTCGCGCTGCAGGGTTTCGATCGTGCGCACGTCGACGAATCCGGCGGCCTCCAACGCGCGGACGGTCTGCTCCATCTGCGAGACAAGCGGCGAGTAGCACGCAAGCGCCCCGCCCCGGCGGAGAGCCTCCTTGGCCGCCGCGACGGCTTCCCACGGGTCGGGGATGTCCAGAACGACGGCGTCGGCCTCCCGCTCCGCAATGCCGCGCCGCACGTCCCCGATCCGCACCTCGAGACGATCGCCTAGTCCGGCGCGGTCCACGTTTGCGCGCCCCACCTGCGCGAAGTCCTCCCGCAGTTCGTAGGTCACCACGCGGCCCCGCGCTCCGACGGCGGCCGCAAGGACGATCGTAAGCGCGCCCGACCCGATGCCGGCCTCGACCACGCGCGCACCGGGAACGATGCCGGCGTGGAGCAGGATCGGCCCCGCCTCCTTGGCAAGCACGATCTGGGCGCGGCGCTCGAGCGTCTCCAAGAGATCGGCCGTCGTGGGCGTGAGGAGGACGAGGTCCTTGCTTCCGATCCGAAGGCGATCCCCCGGCGCAAGGCCCACGAGCTTGCCCGGGTCGAAGACGCCAAGGCCTCGGTAGCGCTCGACCTTGTCGCCGGCGCGCAGGAGATGCTTGCGCACGTCGCCTTCCTCGGTGCGCTCGAGGAGGAGGACGGGGTCGCCGGCCGCAAAGGGCATGCAGGGGCATTCCGGCTTGGGCGCTTAAACGCTGCCGCTTCCGGAACGCCGGCGCGCGGACCGTGCGCTTGAAGAGAGGAACTTGCCTTTGCCCGATCGCGATGAGGGTCCGGACGCTCGTGGGGTTGCTGGCGGGGTTGGCCTTGGCCTTGCTCGTGGCCGCCCCGGCAAACGCGCAGGCCGCGGACGTCGAGGCGAACGTCCACGTCATCAACTTCGGCAACTTCGACGCGACGCGCGGAACCTACGTCATGGATTTCTACCTCTGGTTCCGCTGGTCGCCCGCGGAGGCCCCGGCGAACTTCACGCCCGAGCGCTTCGAGCTCATCAACGGGCGTCCGACGAGCCGCGAGCGCATCCTCGACGAGACGCGCGAGGACGGGATCCGCGAGGTCTGGTTCCGCATCCAGGCGAACCTCTACACGGACCCCGATTTCCGGCAATACCCCTTCGACCGCCAGAGGCTCATCCTCGTCTTCGAGGACGCCGTGCTCCAAGCCCACGAGCTTCAGTACCGCGCCGGCGAGAGCAGCCTCAACGAGTTCGTGCGCGTGCCCGGGTACCGCATCCAGGAGACCCGGTTTGGCGTCGAGGACGAGCCCTACCCGTTTGGCGACGTGTACAGCCGCGTCGTGTTCGAGATCGACGTCGAGCGCGAGTTCCTCGGCACGGCCGTCAAGACCTTCCTTCCGCTCACCGTGTTTGCGATCGTGAGCGGATTGTCCTTCCTCTTCCCGCCCGAGAAGCTGTCGCTTCGCGTGGGCGCGGGCACCAGCATGCTCATCAGCGCGGTCATGTTCCACGTGGCCCAGACGGCTTCGCTGCCTCCGCTTGGCCTCCTCACGCTCATCGACAAGATCATGGCGAGCCTCTACTCGTTCCTGGCGGGAAGCCTCGCGGTCACGGCGCTTGTCAGCATCAACGCCGACTACTGGAAGCGGCCCGACCTGTACCCGAAGCTCACGCGGTACGGCTTCCTGGCGACCGTTTCGGCGCCCTTTGTCGTCTTTGCGCTCCTGTCCATGATCTAGGGCCGCAGCCTCTTTAGGGCAAAAGCGGATGCGCGTTCCGTGCATCCGCGCGAGCTTGCCCGGCTGGGCGTCGTCTTCTCCGTGGGCCTTGCGATCTTCGCCGTGGCGGCTTACGTCGTCCTCAACAGCTTGGGCGCCTTCCAGGCGGGCCTGTGGGGCTCGCTCTTTGGGCTTGGGCTCTTTGCCGCGGGCTTGGCGGGTCTCGTCGTGGCGGTGCTCTTCTTCCTGGGCGGCGGCGCCGACGTCCTCAGCGCCTGGCGCGGGCGCAAGCCGTGATCCGCGCGCAGCGCATCACGGGGGCGTTTCGTGCTGCGTCGGGTCCCCGTCGATCGCATCGAACACGTACCCTTCTTCCCAGCGCCGAAGGCCAAAGGCCATTTCGAGCTCGGGGGGCGTCACCATCGGAACCTGGTACTTGGAGAAGTCGTCCGTCGCGATGCGGGGGCACGCGGTGTTCACCCAGCAGCCTTCCTTGCGCCAGTACTGCAGCGAGTCGGGCGTGAACGTGTCGAGCGTGACGATGGTTGCCGCGCGGCCGTGCTTCTCGATCAGCGCCTTCGTCTCCAACGCAAGGCGCATCCGGAACTGGCCCGGCTTCGTGGACACGAGGATCGCAAAGCTCCGCGCGTCCTTCGCGCGCGCGATGGCCGCGTGCCGCTGCCGGAGAATGCGCTCGCGAAGGCCGGCCACCGTTCGGACCGTGTCGTTCTCCGGGTCGGCGACCACAAGCGGCTTGTCGGTCTCAAGGGCCATGCCCAGCGGGTGGAAGTCCCCGCTTCCAACGTATAGGAAGCAGTCCGCCTGGGCGAGGACGGCCTTGCCGGCCGAGTAGTTGCACCCGAGCACCTGGGCGGGCATCGCGATGCGGAGGTCCCCCCGTCCGACCAAGGGCTCCTTCCCGGCCGCGCGCAGGGCCGCCAGGATCTCCTCCAGGCGGTGGGCGTACTGGGCCGTTGTGAGGACGCCCACGCGCCGGCCGGGGAGATCGGCGGCCGCGCGGCGCACGACGCCGTCCACGGGAAGCTTCGACTTCGCGCGCACGAAGAGCGCGTCCTTCACCGTCACCGAGGGAATGGGACTGTGCCCGAACTGCACGAGAAGGTCGGCGCCCACGGCCGCCGTCTCGGGCGACGGGTCGCACGCGCCGTAGCACGCGCCGCCGGCCACGAGCGTCTCCGCGCCGGTCTCGCGCGCGACGGCGGCGGCGACGGCCGCCGAGTAGTCGCGCAGGCCGTCGGGGAACTGGAGGAGCACGCGACGAGCGCCGCGCGAGCGGATCGCCGCGAAGACCGAGGGCATGTCGAGCTCGTACGTGTCAGCCCACGGAAACGCGTCCATCCTTCACCTCGACCCGAAGCAGGGTCTTGACCGGGCGCCCGAAGCGCTGCTCCACCACGCGCCGGCCCTCGCCCTTCTCGAAGACGACGATGACGTCGGCAAGCTCGGCGCCGATCTTCACGAGCGCCTCAAGGCAGGCGGACAGCGTGCCGCCGGTGGAGACGACGTCGTCGACGAACACGACGCGGTCGCCCGGGCGGACGCCGTTGATGAACAGCTGGTTGGCGCTGTAGCCCGTCGTCTGCGCGACGGACACCTCGCCGGGGAGACCGTAGCTTCGCTTGCGGATCACGGAGAGCGGAAGGCCCGTCGCAAGCGCAAGCGCGGTCCCGATCGGAATGCCCATGGCCTCGGCCGTGACGATCTTGTCCGCGCGGAACGTTCCGATCCGGAGGATCTCGTCCACGACCTCGCGGAGGAGGGCGGGCTCGATCTGCGGCACGCCGTCGGTGAGCGGGTGCACGAAGTAGTCGTACGTGCCCTTCTTCACGACGGGGCAGGCGAGCGTCGTTTGGCGAAGGAGCGCAAGCGTCAGGCGGACACCTCCTGGATCGCGGCGGCAAGGTCGGGCACGAAGGCGTCGACGGCCTCGCGCGTGACGTGCGGCATGAGCACGATGCGGATCCCGCCGGCAAGCGGGGCGAGGTTCACGATCCAGCCGCGGCGGGACAGCGCCTCGCGCACCGCGCGGGGCGACGGCACGCGAAGAGCGACGAGGTTGAGCGTGGGCGGCGCGGCAAGCGGCACGCCGATCGCGCTCACGCTGCGCACGAGGTGGTCGGTCACGGCCAGGCACTCGCGCACGGTCTCCACGTAGCCCCACTCGCCCAACGAGGCCATGGCCGCGTACGCGCTCGCGGGTCCCGCGGCGCTGCGCGTGCCCACGAGCGTGAAGTGGCCCTCGGCCGAGAGGTACGGCGTCTCCACGCGCGCGCCCCGAAGGAGGCTTGCGTCGCGGGCGGCAAGCACGCCGCAGGGGATGCCCGCGCGGCCCATCTTGTGCGGATCGATGGTGACGGTGGACACGCCCGGGAGGGCGAAATCGAAGTCGGGAAGCCTGTGCCCAAGGCGCTTGGCGAAGGGAATCACAAAGCCGCCGAAGGCCGCATCCACGTGCAGCGGAACGCCTTGGGCCGCGGCAACCTCGGAGAGCGCCGGGACGTCGTCGACGCTTCCCGTTTCCGTGGCCCCCGCGATGCCAACCAGGCAGGCCGTGCGTGGCCCGACGAGACGCTCGACGTCGGCGACGTCGACCGTGTAGTCGTCGTTGAGGTCTGCCTTGCGGAGCCGGAGGCCAAGCAGGCGAGCGGCCTTTTCGAAGGAGAAGTGTGCGCTGCGCGGCAGCACGACCTCGTCGCGGCCGGGTTTTCGGTGCACGAGCAACGCAAGGATGTTCGCCTCGCTTCCGCCGGAGACGAACTCGGCGCCGGCGCCGGGCGGCGCGGAAAGGAGGGTGAGGATCCAGTCGGCCGCCAGCGCCTCGATCTGCGCGCTTCCGGGGCACATGGCCGGATCGCCGAGGTTCGCCTCGGCAAACGTCGCGTGCGCCTCGCGGGCCAGCGGGTGAGGAAGCGTGCACATGGAGCCGAGGATGCGTCCCGTGTCGAACCGGGCGTCGCGCAAGCGGGCGGCGGCGAGGCGGCGGCGGACCTCCTCGTCCGGAAGGCCCTTCTCGGGCAGACCCTCGCGACGCGGCGGCTCCATGACCGATCGGATGGGATGGGTCTATTTGAAGGTTGCCGAGGGGCGGACCGCGCCACGCGACCGAGGGGACGTCACCGGTCGCCCAGCCGCTCGCGCGCGGCATCGAGGAGCAGCCTCTGCTCCGTCGCCGCGATCGTCTCGCGCACCCGGGTCACGGCGTCGATGTTGGCCGACACGGAGGAGATGCCCCAGCGGACGAGCTTCTCCACGAACTTGGGGTTCGATCCGGCCTGCCCGCAGATGGACGTCTCGACGCCGCGCTTGCGGCACGCTTCGATCGTCATCTGGATGAGCTTGCCCACGGCGGGGTGGAACTCGTCGTACAGGCGTGCGACGTGCTCGTTGTTGCGGTCGACGGCAAGCGTGTACTGCGTGAGGTCGTTCGTTCCAAAGCTCACGAAGTCGAGCCCCTCGTCGAGGATGGCGTCGATGGCAAGCGCGGCGGCTGGGATCTCGACCATGATGCCAAAGGCCACCTGCTTGTGGGGCTCAAGCCCGACCTCGCGCAGGAGGTCCTTTGCGCGCCGCACCTCCTCGGGGCTCTGGACAAGGGGCAGCATGATGCCGACGTTCTTCAGGCCCTTTGCGTGCAGGCGCTTGACGGCCTCGAACTCGGCGAGGAGGAGGTCGGTCTGCTCCAGCCCGCGGCGGATGCCGCGCCACCCGAGCATGGGGTTGTGCTCGCGGGGCTCGTCCTGTCCGCCCGGGAGCAGCCGGAACTCGTCCGTGGGCGCGTCGAGCGTGCGGACCCACACGGGCCGCGGGTACATGGGCTCGGCGACCTTGCGGATGTTGTCGACAAGGTAGTTCACGTACTCCTCGCGCTTGCCCTCCTTCACGAACTGGAGGGGGTGCTTTCCCAGGCCGAGCACGATGTGCTCGATGCGGAGGAGACCCACGCCGTCGGGCGACACGGCCATGGCGCGTTGGATCGCCTCGGGCATGCTGATGTTGACCTTGACGCCCGTGGCCGTGACGAGCTTCTGCGCGACGGGCGCGACGGCGGCGGCAGGCGGCGGCGCGGCGGCGGGCTTGGCGGTCCGCTCGGCGGCGCCTTCGGCGACGAGCCCCTTCTCGCCGTCCACGGTGACGACGAGGCCTTCCTTGAGCAGCGTCGTCGCCTTCTTCGTCCCGACCACGCAGGGGATGCCAAGCTCGCGCGAGACGATGGCGGCGTGGCAGGTCATTCCGCCTTCGTTCGTGACGATGGCCGCGGCTCGCTTCATGGCGGGCACCATGTCGGGCATCGTCATGGGCGTCACGAGAACGTCGCCCTCCTTGCAGCGGTCGAGCGCTTTGGCGTCCGTCAGGATCACGACCTTGCCCGAGGCCGTGCCCGGGCTTGCGCCCAGTCCCTGGAGGAGGATCTTCTCGCCGCCGGCGGCGGCCGCATGCG containing:
- the ppsA gene encoding phosphoenolpyruvate synthase — encoded protein: MKRILWLTEIGRNDVATAGGKGANLGEMTQVGFPVPPAFVVSADAYGEFLRDTGLHAKIGEMLKGVNVDDNKAIHEASDRIRALLHKSAMPKALEQEIANAYASLSKPTGGDAFVAVRSSATAEDLPEASFAGQQETFLNCKGTADVVAHVQRCWSSLFTPRAIFYRAKQKFETDKVRIAVVVQRMVDAEKAGVLFTRHPTTGEDKLVIEGSWGLGEGVVSGVVSPDNYVAAPDGKILASNIMSKTTMFVRGKDGKTATVPVPADKKMGRVLSEEEIGRLVKLGKSVEKHYGSPQDIEWAFEGTELYLLQTRPVTTIKQPSKAPPPAPHAAAAGGEKILLQGLGASPGTASGKVVILTDAKALDRCKEGDVLVTPMTMPDMVPAMKRAAAIVTNEGGMTCHAAIVSRELGIPCVVGTKKATTLLKEGLVVTVDGEKGLVAEGAAERTAKPAAAPPPAAAVAPVAQKLVTATGVKVNISMPEAIQRAMAVSPDGVGLLRIEHIVLGLGKHPLQFVKEGKREEYVNYLVDNIRKVAEPMYPRPVWVRTLDAPTDEFRLLPGGQDEPREHNPMLGWRGIRRGLEQTDLLLAEFEAVKRLHAKGLKNVGIMLPLVQSPEEVRRAKDLLREVGLEPHKQVAFGIMVEIPAAALAIDAILDEGLDFVSFGTNDLTQYTLAVDRNNEHVARLYDEFHPAVGKLIQMTIEACRKRGVETSICGQAGSNPKFVEKLVRWGISSVSANIDAVTRVRETIAATEQRLLLDAARERLGDR
- a CDS encoding tRNA (adenine-N1)-methyltransferase, which gives rise to MPFAAGDPVLLLERTEEGDVRKHLLRAGDKVERYRGLGVFDPGKLVGLAPGDRLRIGSKDLVLLTPTTADLLETLERRAQIVLAKEAGPILLHAGIVPGARVVEAGIGSGALTIVLAAAVGARGRVVTYELREDFAQVGRANVDRAGLGDRLEVRIGDVRRGIAEREADAVVLDIPDPWEAVAAAKEALRRGGALACYSPLVSQMEQTVRALEAAGFVDVRTIETLQREWVVGERGSRPSFDMLGHTGFLTFGRKA
- the dph2 gene encoding diphthamide biosynthesis enzyme Dph2 gives rise to the protein MDAFPWADTYELDMPSVFAAIRSRGARRVLLQFPDGLRDYSAAVAAAVARETGAETLVAGGACYGACDPSPETAAVGADLLVQFGHSPIPSVTVKDALFVRAKSKLPVDGVVRRAAADLPGRRVGVLTTAQYAHRLEEILAALRAAGKEPLVGRGDLRIAMPAQVLGCNYSAGKAVLAQADCFLYVGSGDFHPLGMALETDKPLVVADPENDTVRTVAGLRERILRQRHAAIARAKDARSFAILVSTKPGQFRMRLALETKALIEKHGRAATIVTLDTFTPDSLQYWRKEGCWVNTACPRIATDDFSKYQVPMVTPPELEMAFGLRRWEEGYVFDAIDGDPTQHETPP
- the mfnA gene encoding tyrosine decarboxylase MfnA codes for the protein MEPPRREGLPEKGLPDEEVRRRLAAARLRDARFDTGRILGSMCTLPHPLAREAHATFAEANLGDPAMCPGSAQIEALAADWILTLLSAPPGAGAEFVSGGSEANILALLVHRKPGRDEVVLPRSAHFSFEKAARLLGLRLRKADLNDDYTVDVADVERLVGPRTACLVGIAGATETGSVDDVPALSEVAAAQGVPLHVDAAFGGFVIPFAKRLGHRLPDFDFALPGVSTVTIDPHKMGRAGIPCGVLAARDASLLRGARVETPYLSAEGHFTLVGTRSAAGPASAYAAMASLGEWGYVETVRECLAVTDHLVRSVSAIGVPLAAPPTLNLVALRVPSPRAVREALSRRGWIVNLAPLAGGIRIVLMPHVTREAVDAFVPDLAAAIQEVSA
- the hpt gene encoding hypoxanthine/guanine phosphoribosyltransferase gives rise to the protein MTLALLRQTTLACPVVKKGTYDYFVHPLTDGVPQIEPALLREVVDEILRIGTFRADKIVTAEAMGIPIGTALALATGLPLSVIRKRSYGLPGEVSVAQTTGYSANQLFINGVRPGDRVVFVDDVVSTGGTLSACLEALVKIGAELADVIVVFEKGEGRRVVEQRFGRPVKTLLRVEVKDGRVSVG